GCAGGACGGAAGGGCATGGTATGAGTGGGATGCCTCCTAGGGAGATGGGGACCCAAGCCTGAGCCAAGGGTTCTAGACTCTCAGCCACGGAGCATGAGGCCCACGTGGATGTGGGTGTAGGTGGGCAAAGATGGAGGATGGAGGATGTGGACTGTGGCTGTTGTCCCAATTTCCTTCTGCAGACACTACAGTGGTCCTAATGGTCCATGTGGCCACCAGTAACATCCAATCTGGGCAAATGGCAGGGAGCAGGGAAGGGAGGAATGGATATGGAACTCTTAGCACCAGCCCCCACCCCTGTGGACTACCCCTCACATCCTGCTGGTGGCAGTGAGGAGCAGATGGAGAGTACCCCTAGGTGGCTGATGAGCCCAACTTCCAAGTCCACATGGGACTGGGCACAGGCTGAGCTGCCAAGAAGGCCAGCCAAGGGGCCACTCTGGTCACCTGGGCTGGATTCTGGTAGGCAGAGGTGGGAGCAGAACCCCAGGTTTTGGAGATGGAGCAGAGTTGATAGTTTAAGAATTCAGGGAACATCAGGAGACTTTGGAGTTCTGGATCCTGAACCAGGCCCTGAAACATGGACTCCTGCTCTGCTCTGAGGGGAGAGGAGCTAGAAAGCTCAGTGGATATGCCTGACAGACAGGAGAAGCCCCAGTGGGCTGAAGACACAGTCAGAACACCCAGGAAGACATCTGGACGGCCCCCATCCCTGCTCCACAGGGTCCCCACCCACAGGCCTGTTCTCTGGCGCCATCCTGAGCCCCTGAAGGGGAGGTTCCGTGCCACAGGTATTTCCCTGGACTCTGAGGGTGTTCACTGACATGATAGAAGAGAAATTGAATTTCCTTTCATGATTTGGAAACTTGGTTACAAATGCACCAGAGGTGGTGGCAGGTGCTGCTATAGGTCAGCCCCACAGCCACCACCCAAGTATTGCTGTGTGATCCCCTGGGGGACAAGGACTTCAGGACTGAAATCCAGCAGAAGCCCCCTAGCCAGGCCCCCACCTCCAGAGCAAACACTTCATTAGCTGCCAACCTGGCACCTGGAGCCCTCACCCCAGGCCCAGAAGCAGGCAGGTTGAGGCAGGTTGCAGATTCATAACATAGTGGGCCCCAGCCAACCAGGAAGGTAACACTGGGAGCCTGGTCACAGCCCTCCTGCAGGGGAGGAAAAGTGGCCATGCTGCCTACGCAGCACAGGCACCTCATTCCAAGGAAGCCTTGGCCTCTGGGAGGAGCTGTccatggggaggaggaaggaggcaccTGCTTGGCAGGCTTGAGGCATCCTTTGAGTCACAGGGAACATGCTGCTGGTGGTGGGCAGGTCAAGACGGGACACAAGGCACACAATGACAACGTGACAGAGGATGGGTCCCTGAGACACTGGGTCACTCCCACCCCTCAGCATACAAGGACGCAACAATGGCTaggaaaatagaatacaaaaatctTGTACAGGAAATAGAGGCTGCACACACGTCCCTTGGTGAGGGTttttagagcttttttttttttttctctttttaaaaatgtttctctgtTTTGCATTTGGGGAAAGCCTCTGCCAGCTGAGGCTGCGATGGGCAGAACTTCTAAGCTCCCCTTGAATGGAGCTCCTGTCACACTGTGGCcttgctggttttgttttgtttgacttTTCATAAGAAAGGAAGATGAGAAAGCCCAGAGGACTTGGTTCAGCTTGCCGCCACAGCTCATCCCAGCCCTGCACAAGGAAAAGCTCTGCTTCCCGTGCAGAGCAGGCAGAGCCACCTGGGCTGGCACAGGTGGGCTGATACAGGTGAGCTGGCGGTGGCCACACAGAGACAAAGTCAGGCACAGGCCAGGGACCAGCATTTGCCTAGGTGGCCCCCAAAGGCCAGCCTTCCTCCAGTGCACGCATATGTGCGTATGGgctagtgtgtgtgtgcattggaAGGTCTCGACAGAGCAGACACTGCCCAGCTTGATGTGGACTGGCTCAGCCTGCCACCACAAGTCCATCCCTGGCTCCTGACGCCCATGGATGGGAAGGCCCCTCTCTGCCTACCTGCCCAGGGTGCTCACCCAGTCCCGCCCTTTACGCTTTCTCTATCCAAGCCTCAGGAGCCTGTATGGACCAACCGACAAGTGGACAGACAGACAGTtgcaccttccttccttcctcagttCACTCCTCTCTCCTGGGGTCCGGTGCTGGGGTCTGAGCTCCCTGAGGTGGTCATTAAGCCCCTTACACGGTGCCCGCCGAGGTTTGCAGCAATGACATTTAATACTTCTGGAATGATTAGGAATCTGAGAGCAGACCGTGGGTGGCAACACTGGGCTCCAGGTCATGGGAGCCGGGCCCTGCCTCCCTGCAAGGGGCCCTGACcagtggggaagggagggtgggcGGGCGGGCGGCTCAGGCCCTGACcagcaggcagcaggcagagGCGGGCAGCCCAGGCAGCAGCTGGAGCTTCCAGAATGGCACAGCAGTGGCCCAGGGAGAGGCTGCATCGGTCAAGGGAGAACTGAGGCTGACACGCTGACCAGGCAGGCGGGCGGCAGGGGCCAAGCAGCAGAGTGTGCGGGGCCTATGAGAGGCTGGGGCGGCCAGGCCGCCGGCAGGGGCGCCCatagccaccatcactgcagccACCGCTCTGCAGGCTGTAGTGGTCATCGGCGTCACTGCTGCTGCCAACACTGTCCAGCTCACCAGGGCCAAATTCCATGCCCTCTATGTCCACCTCTGGGGAGAACAGAGAGGGCTGGGTCAGGCACTCCAAGAAAACTAGCATGAGGAAACAAGTAAGGGCCCATCTCTCCCTGTACAGAAGGGGAGACTCTGGGGGTGGgtgcagaggaaggagaggagggggacCTGTCTGGGCCCTGAGGGATGACTCCAGGCTGCAGCTCCTGTTAAGAACCCAGCCGGACTCTGGCCCTTACATGGCCAGGGCACTGGCCTCTGGCTTCACcctctcctcctgtccctcctgcACACCAAGGTGAGGCATGAAAATGCTGCTGTAAGCGGGTGCAGAGGGTGAGGGGCCTTGTCCTTACTGGGCAtcaccccactccacccccaccccaggctcctTTTCACCAGAAGCTGAAGAACGCCTGTGCCCAGAGGCCTGGATCAGGCTGTCCCGGGCCCACCTTGCTCTGAGTCGTCTGTGGAGACGGCGGAGCCAGTGCTGTCCGTGCGCACGCGCTCCATGCTCTGCACAGACAGCTGCTCCAGGCGCCGCTTCAGGAAGCGGTGCTCCCGCTGCAGCTGCTCCTTGATGCTCAGCGCCCTTCGGTCCTGCTCCTCCAGTTTCTGAGGGGTGGGGCACTGTGAGCCTGTGGCCAGGAGGGGGCATCCCCTCGTGGGTGCAGAGGCACAGAGGTCTGGATAGGTCAGATTCTCACCCCAACATGGCCCAACCAGGCTGGGGCTACAGGGTGCCCAGCCCACTGGCCCCCATGGTCTGATGTGCCCCTTCTCACCCCAGCCAGGTGGCCCCACACACTccagcctggccctgggctcTCCACCTGCAGTCCAACTGCAGAATGCCAACAGCCACCAGCCAGCTGTGACAGCACCACCCAGCCTCCTCCTGGAGGACAACCCCGCCCACAGCAGTCCCGCCTGCCCTTAGGCTTTGGCACAGACCACACCTGCACCCACAGCATCAGTGCCCAATCTCTCAACCTTCCTTGGACCTAGACACTGCTTGCTCTGAgggctcccccccccccgccaaatcCCTGCTGCGCCCCCTCAAAGCTCCTGCCAGCCCTACCTGGAGTACCTATGCCTGTGAAGCAGAAGCCCTCCAAAGGGACAGAAATAAGCTATGGTTGGCCCAGACGTCCTAAGATCCCCAAAGCAGCAGGTCTCAATCTAAAAGCCTTGTTGGGCTACTCCAAATAATGGCTCCTGAGAGTAAATCCCACCTTCTCCTGACACCCAAGGGGCTTAGAAGTAGCCCTCTCTAGGAAGACATGAAAGAATCCCTGCCCCTCCTGGCCCCACATCTCCTTCCAGTTGCTGCCCCTTCACAGAGGCCTTGGAGAGCCCAACTCTACCCCAGCCAGCCACTACATGGTTTCCCTCCCGATCACCACCAACAAAACCCAACAGAAGCCATGTGACTTCCTCTACCCCAGAAGCTTCTGTCTATCttccctaaaacaaacaaacaaacagaaacccaAGCCGCTGATGTGTACCTGCTGGACAGTGCCCCCCCCACCTCCAGGACCTCTGGTCAAAGGGCTGCCCAGGACATACAGGGATGGGCTAGGGGTAGCAGGGGTAGCCAGGCAGCCAGAGAGGGTGGAGGGCATGGGCTGCTCACCTTGATGTGCATCTTGGCACGCTTCAAGAGGCTCAGCGTGGTGTGACGAGTGCTGTCAGGGCCCAGGGGCACCAGCTGCTTGAGCTGCTCCAAGTAGAGCCTGAGCTTAGCTCGTCTGAAAGAGCCAGAGACAGGATCATCAGGCCAGGTGGCAAAGCCCAGGGGGAAGAGGGAATGGGGGAGGGAATGTGGGGGTACAGCTGGGCTCTCTGGGACCCCTGTGAAGGGACAGCAGGTAGGAGAGATCTGGGTGAGGGTGGGTGGTGACCAGCTGGGTCCCTGCACAGTACCCCACCCTGCTGCAGATCTGGCTGCCATCTCCCCCCAGAAGCAGCCAGGCACATGGGGCCATCTGCATATGGATGTTCACATGGCCCTGCACGTGGCCTAAGAGCCCTATTCTGCACTCAGAGATCCAGGGGACTCGGACAACATTCACATCCccacctcagcaccacaatatGCTCTCCGATCATTCTGTCCTCACAGGAACATGAGCCACGTCAAGGGAGGGTTGAGGAGGAGCCCCCTGCCCAGATTTGTATTCCCTTTGGACACCTCCTTATTCCAGTCTGTCCCCACACTCACACGGGTGGACCATTCTCAGGCACTTGTTCTTATGTTCATATGCACCAATTCCCTGCAGAATCGCTGCCTTTCCTGGCTGGTCAGGGGCCTGCTGGTCTGGGAGGGGACTTCTCTCTGACACCACCATGATGGCCCATGACCTCAGTGACGTCTGCATGCAACCACCCAAGTGGAACTGGTGGTTTTAGCTGAGAGATGCTCAGTAACAGATCTGCTTAGCCCTTGCTGTGGTTGAGGCTGCTTCCAAATCCAGTATGCTTTGCTTAGGATCATTCTAAGGAGTGGAGCTGCCAGGTCAAGGTGTAGACAACCTGAAGCCCACCTGTGGCAGCCaacaccctctcctctctgatctATGCCAGTGGTCCCCATTGTCTCATGTCTGCTCCCTAGTAGCAGAGCCCTAACAAATGCATTCTCCTTCAGTCCTAGAGAGACCCTGGAGGACAGTGGATCTCCTTGGACAGAGGAGGACCCCAAGGcccagaggaggaggggctgcCAGGTATAGGGAAAGGCTACAGAGAAGAGACAACATCTCCCTATGCTGCAGGAGATGGGTTGCCGTCTGAGGCCACTAAGCCTGTCACCCATATAGCACTCTGCATTGACAAATGATGTCACCTGATGCCCCAGCCATCCTCCGGGGCTTAGAGGTTATTCTGGGTGAAGAACCTCCAGGAATAACTTCCAGGATACAGGTCTGTGCCTGCACGTGGTGAGCAGGTGGAAGGGTGAACAGGGCGAGCAAGCCCTAGACTGCCTCAAGGCTGGAGATTCCTCTAGCCCCAGCACAGGGAAGAGGGCACACAGGTGGGCTTCGGGATCCAGACTTCTGCTGCACTGGGCCTGGAGTGCCCagaacctcagcctccccacctgTCCTGGGGCAAGTGCCCCTCTCCAAAAACTGAAAGGGAAGGAGGCCTGGAGCTGGATGATGAGCAGAGCCTCTGCTCAGGGGAGGGGTCTCTTCCCAAGGCAGGTTCTCACTGTCCTGCAGCTACCAATGGGACTGTTCACAAGTGGGGACACTGCCAGGGATCCTCTTCCCCAATCTGTCAGTCATATGCCACCATTTAACTATATTAGCAGTATGTGACCtttatggaaaaattagaaaattaccaaaaaaaaaaaaatatcccccAATTCCACCACCCAGAGACAATCACATTATGATTTTAGTGTAGCTACACTTTCATATCATGAATGTTCAGTAAAAAAGTTAGGGTACAGAACCACATATGTGACAAGTGAcccaattttgtttaaaaaataaaacagagaacgCACACAAGAGACTCAACCAAACACAATGAAGCACAGGAAGCAAGCGTCTCCAGGGATGTGGCTGGCAATGTTTATTTCTTTAGCTTTatgcttttctatattttccaggTTTTCTATGCTAAAAAAATCCCACGTATTACTATTACAATCAGAGAAAGACACATttgtacaagaaagaaaaaacacagcTAAAAGACAAATAACAGTAGAAAAATGTTTGCAGTACATATAAAGACAAACGGTCAGTATTCGTGGTATTCCGAGCTCATACACATCAAAAATAAGGAGGAACACTTCAATGTGACAACAGGCAAAGGACACAAACAGGCAATTTGCAGAGTATGAAGGGCAAACCTGACATAAAAACTGGTTTTATCTCACAGTGATTAAGGAAAACTCAAATGAGCAGACATTCATGTCCCCTTTACAGTAGCTGATGTGCAAAGAGTGGCTGGCACTTGCCTGACCAGGCGTGGAGACCTGTCAGTTTGCTGTGGGAGAAGGGCCATAGCATAATTATCAAAGTCACTACTGATCCATGCTTCTGTTCCTAGGATTTCTGACCTACAAAACCTTCCCCGCAAAAGGGCCACACTCAGCCTCTGCTTTGTGTAGAAAACCCTGGAATCTTGGCTGCAGGTGCTGCAAAGGCTTCAGGACAGGGAGGGTGCATGGACACACGTAGGAAGCACTTATGTGGTATTAGGTGAGAAATCCAACCAGAATAGTGGACAGCAAGGTCCCCTTCTCATCCCAGGGCCTCCAAGTGCCTGGAATGCCATCTCTGGGGGTAGGGTACAGGAATATATGAAGAGACTCGAGAAACAAAGCAAGGCCACCTGACCACACATGTGCAGTGTTTAAAACTGCAGCATGTCCACCCAAACCCAGGAAGCACACAGCCCGGGTTGCCCTGGCTCCCTGCCCTGTACAGTGACTGCGATGGGCTGCCGGGGGCCAGGGTCTGGAATTATCTCTGCCAATGGCCAGTGGTGGGGTGCTGGAAAGGTCCCTACCCTTCTGAGCCCCTGGCCCCACAGCTGGGGCTACACTAGGTTCTTACCAAACTCTCCTCCCTGAAGTCACTGCAGTACCCCAGGCCTTCTGCCAGCAGCTGTCACCAAGCATTCCAAGCAGCTTTTAAGACCCAGCACTTCTAAAGGAGCCCAGCACAGATCTAGGAGGTTGCCTGCCCGTGGGACTCCTGCTCTGACATCAATAGCATCCCCACCTCCACCACAGTGCAGCCTACCACATGGTCCCGCCCAGCCTTTCACTGAAAATCCCCACTCCTCAGAGGACCCAGAGCTCTTGGAGGGTTTGGCTGCAGGCCAGGGTCCCCCAGACCTGAGAAGAGAGTGCTGGCTAGCTGACAGAGTCACACTCTGAACCAGGCAGGGACAGGCTGCTGGAGAGGAGGCAGCCAGGAAGTCCAAGAGACAGGAGGACAGGGACATGGGGAACCAtcaccctccctcctcctgtttaCCTGCATCTTCTAGCTATTCTAACAAACACACTCCCCGTGTGGTTCCACAAGGCTGCATCAGGAGCCTGGGGGCAGCCCTCGGGGCAGGCCCTGCCAGGGAAAGTCTAGCCTGGACAACCATCTCTATGCTTAAAGTGGAGCAGGGGCCAAATGAGCAGTGAGGTCTGGCCTTTACACCCCAGGGGGTACTAAGGATAAGGAAGGTCAGCCAGGGCTCCCTCCCATATACCCACTAAGGCCAAAGGCTGGAGCTAGGCCCGTGAGGATTACCAGACCCCTGGGGTCAGTTAGCCTTGGCAGACCTTCCAGAACTGCTTACATACAAGGGTGCTTAGGGCAGGCCTAGGGTTGACTGGGCTCAGCTCAAGCACCACGAGGGAGAAGCCCCACAGGCCTAACCCAGACCCCCAAGAGGGACACCTCCAAGAAAGAGTGTCCAGGGCCTCCGTCCCTGAAGCCAGCCAAGCAGAGGAGCCTgatgcttgcttgcttgcttgcttgcttgcttgcttgcttccttccttccttccttcctctggagAGCACATAGCCTTTCCTTCAGCCAACAGCCAGGAGCAGTGAGCATCCAGCACCAGCACAAGGCTAGCCATGGGCACAGCCAAGGCCAAAGTTTCTTCAGGGCTCCCAGCTCCAGCTTGTAGGCTGTTCAGGATGTCCACACCTGTGCCTTGGCCAACCAGAAACAGAAACCCCTGCACTGGGTTGTGGGGACATAGAGAGATTCCTAGGCTCCCCACCTACCCCTCGATCTCAAAAGGTTCCTTGAGCTCCATTAAGCATGAGCTCTAGGAGGAGCTGGCAGAGACCAAGAGGCAGCTGCAGGGTCTGAGGCCATTGCTTGCTCTCCACCACAGGCTACCCTGCCTTGCCACCTGCCCTCCTTCAGTGGTACCTCCTGAAAGCTGCTCTCCCAAATGCCACCTCCAGGAAGCTCTTCCCAGAGTATCCCCACTGTGGCCTGCCCCATCCCAGACTGTGGGTCCGGGTCAAGCCTGGTTGGGTCTCCTAGGGCCTGGAAGCAGCCCTAGGCTGGCTCCACATCAGCACCCCCCATGGAACCCCCCAAACAGAGATGACCAGTGCAGGAAGTCCATCTCCTCAGGGAACAGGGTGTTCTGCCCCTGCCCAGCAGCCCGCCCCAGCTAGAGGCCTAACTCCCAGGGCAGCGGAAGTTGGCGGTGCTGAGGGTGCAGACATGGGGGAGGGAGAGGCGGGGACCTGGCTGAACTTCAGACCTTCCCAGTACATCCAGGAGGGCTCAATTCTGATGCAGACCCACCCACTCACCAGGAAGGGAACAAAGAATagacccatttcacagatgagagcaAAGATAATGAGAGAGGTATCCCCCAGTGTCCCTCAGGAGGGGGCTTCTGTCTTTGAGACTTCCTGGCCCAGCATGCCTCTGCATTCACCCAGAGTTCCCACAGCAGCTGAAAAGGCCCCTGGCTCACACCTATCCCAACTAACAGAGGGGCATCTGAAGCTAGAGCTGCTTCAGGTGGGATACCTGTGCCAGGGCCCTGCTGCCTGACTGGGGCTAGAGTGCAGGGAGGTGGCCCAGGCCAGCTGCACTTATGCTGCCCCTACGACAAGACTCCAGCACAGGCCCCAGAAGGCACTGAGGCAAAAGGCATGGAACTGGGGGATAAGGGGTCAGATCATGGTGGTGGGACCCACTATTGAGGTCATGACACCAAGGCTGAAGTGTTGCTCCCAGAGGGGCTCAGAAGCATACCCATTTGCCTCCTCCAGGGAGCCATCCCTGATTGACACCAGCACAGGGCCTTTTCCAAGTCCCTGGTCCCCACCTGGCCCTGGCCCCAGGCTGA
This genomic interval from Ictidomys tridecemlineatus isolate mIctTri1 chromosome 9, mIctTri1.hap1, whole genome shotgun sequence contains the following:
- the Mxd4 gene encoding max dimerization protein 4 isoform X4, which codes for MVKYSSCAAWASTHLEEVLRPPANHDPTKPHRSSHNELEKHRRAKLRLYLEQLKQLVPLGPDSTRHTTLSLLKRAKMHIKKLEEQDRRALSIKEQLQREHRFLKRRLEQLSVQSMERVRTDSTGSAVSTDDSEQEVDIEGMEFGPGELDSVGSSSDADDHYSLQSGGCSDGGYGRPCRRPGRPSLS
- the Mxd4 gene encoding max dimerization protein 4 isoform X3, with translation MELNSLLLLLEAAEYLERRDREAEHGYASVLPFDGDFARKKTKAASLVRKAPNNRSSHNELEKHRRAKLRLYLEQLKQLVPLGPDSTRHTTLSLLKRAKMHIKGMPPPGHRLTVPHPSETGGAGPKGAEHQGAAAAGAPLPEAAPGAAVCAEHGARAHGQHWLRRLHRRLRARGGHRGHGIWPW
- the Mxd4 gene encoding max dimerization protein 4 isoform X1 codes for the protein MELNSLLLLLEAAEYLERRDREAEHGYASVLPFDGDFARKKTKAASLVRKAPNNRSSHNELEKHRRAKLRLYLEQLKQLVPLGPDSTRHTTLSLLKRAKMHIKKLEEQDRRALSIKEQLQREHRFLKRRLEQLSVQSMERVRTDSTGSAVSTDDSEQEVDIEGMEFGPGELDSVGSSSDADDHYSLQSGGCSDGGYGRPCRRPGRPSLS
- the Mxd4 gene encoding max dimerization protein 4 isoform X2, with the protein product MELNSLLLLLEAAEYLERRDREAEHGYASVLPFDGDFARKKTKAASLVRKAPNNRRAKLRLYLEQLKQLVPLGPDSTRHTTLSLLKRAKMHIKKLEEQDRRALSIKEQLQREHRFLKRRLEQLSVQSMERVRTDSTGSAVSTDDSEQEVDIEGMEFGPGELDSVGSSSDADDHYSLQSGGCSDGGYGRPCRRPGRPSLS